CTCGCGAGCGTTCGCAGTCAATCGAAGGCTCAGATTGCGTACTTGCGCGACTACGGAGGTCCGCGGGACGTGGCTGCCGTCTTGTCGCGAATTCGGGCACTCAAGGAGTTGGCGGCTGAGCTGGAGGCGCTGCTCTCTGACGTCTCGGCTGCCGCGGACGTGGACACGGGCGCGTAGCACCCTGCCAACTGATTGAAGGCCCGCGCACTCTGCTGCGCGGGCCTTTTTCTCGCCTGTTCCCTTGGCCGGCTGCAGGAATAAGTCCGTTCGCTAAAGGTGGTTGACTCTGGAGCTGCCCAATGCAAAAACTCTTTCTTACCCTGGCCATCGTGCTTTCCGCGACGGCCGCCCACGCTGACACCCTCGAAGTGAAGGTTGATGGGCTGAACTGCGCGCTTTGCTCGGACCAGATGCGGGCGTCCCTGCTAAAGGCAGCGGACGCGACTGCAATCGAGCCTAAACTGGAGTGCGGCGTCATCTTCCTGGAGACCGAGAAGTCGCCAGTGGCCACGGAAGCGGCGCTTGGCTGGACGCTGACAAGCCACGGGTTCAACTTGAAGAGCGTCGAGCGTTCGCGCAAGACGCTTGAAGAGGTCCGGAACCTAAAATGCTGAACCGTGAAGGCGCTACGGTCGCCTGGCTAACGCTTCTTACCAGCAGCTCGACCCTGGTCTGCTGCGCTCTGCCGGCAGTCCTTGTGAGCCTCGGCGCGGGCGCCAGCCTGGCGTCGCTTTTAACGGTCTTCCCTCAGCTCATCTGGATTTCCAAGCACAAGGCGCTCGTATTTGGCCTTTCGGCTGCGATGCTGCTCGTCGCGGGCTACTTCCAGGCCAAGCCGGCCTCATGCCCGGCTGACAGACGGCTGGCGGCAGCTTGCGTTCGCCAAAAGCTGATTTCGAGGGTGGTGTACGGCCTTGCGGTGGCCGCCTACGCGACCGGCGTGTTCTTCGCTTTCGTCCTGCCGCACCTGTTGTAGTCGACTTCGCCTAGCGGAGCACCGAGTGGTCCGCCTCAGCGGTGGCCATCTCCTGGTCGAACGCGGCATCGAACGTAGGATACAGGCGGTCTCCGACCCGAAAGCCTGCGTGCTCGGTAGACGTGGCTTCGGCCAGCGCCCTCAGCCTGTCATAGCGTGCAGCTTTCGCCAGCAACTCCATCAGCGATGCGTCGGCGAGCAAGCCACCAGCTCCGGTTGCCTCGACTTTCCCGATGAAGGATTCGGCCCTGCTCTGCAGCTCTCGCAGCTCAGGTGTCCAGCGCGGGGCGTGGATGGTTAGCTGGAAAGTCAGCTGTTTGAGCAGGGCCACGGGTGTGTCCGGGCCAGTGCCGGCGGGGAACGAAGCAAGATGGGTCATGCCCCGTGTAGCGCCCGGCCAGGTGCTGTCGCGCGAAGATTCGTGAGCGCAAGGGCAGCCGAGCAAACGGCGAAACGGGCCGCGGGCGGTCCTCCGGCGGGGTCGGCCTTACCCGCCCGGCCTAGGAGAGGGCGCTCCAAACATCAGCGGCCATGGCGCGGCCAAACCCCAAAAAGGCGACCAGAGTAAGTAAACACTTCAATGCAAAGTAAACGGGCCACCAGGACGCGCGCCAAATGATGCCCGGCACGCGGCGCCAAGTTATTCGCAGGCCGTTGACGGTCACGGCTTCGCGGCGGCCTTCCTGGCCCAGAGGGAAACGGCTGCACGACGCTCAGGCGTGTTCGCAATGCGAGCCGCGAGCGTGGTGCTCGATGCCGCGTCCAGCGCGCTTGCCGCGCCCGCAAGGTCCGATGCCTGGGAAGGGGTGGGCCCTTGGCCGCGGGAGCCCGCAATCATGCCTTGGGTGTATTTGGCTGCGTAGGCTGCCGCTTGCGGCCGCGCACCGTCGAAGTTAATAGCGATGAGGCGGTCGATTTCGTCCCGAATGCCATTGGCATTTGCATCCGGTCCCAGAAGCGCACGCTCTGCGGACGTCATCGAACCCAGGGCGGGGTGGTTCGACATTTCCGGCACTACGCCTTTTACGTAGTCGTCGCCGGTGGCGGCACATGCGCTCAGAATGATGGCGGCGCCAAGCGCAAGGAGGATGGTCTTCATTTTCATGCTTCCTAAATTGATTTGCCTAAATAGCATTTTAGCACAAACGCGGCAGTGCCGCACTCTAAAACGGTTTGCCAGTCCGCTCTATAGCAAATCGCTCGCTTCGCTCAAGCATTTGTCGGGTCGGAGAATTGGCCACGAGGCGGCCGCTTTCAAAGGCGGTGAGCAAGGCATCGGGGGCCAGTGCCTTGGAGACAAGCCACCCCTGCCCGTAGTCCCCGCCTAAGCCCGTGAGCACATCGAGCTGCTCTTGGGTTTCGATGCCCTCGGCGACAGTGGCCAAGCCGTTCGCTTTCGCTAGGCCTGTGACGAACTGAACGATAGAGCGGTCCCTAGCGCTTTCCATGATGTGATTGACGAAACTGCGGTCAATTTTGAGCACGGCGAGCGGCAAGCGCTGGAAACTGGCCAGGTTGGATGACCCAGTCCCAAAATCGTCGAGCGCAACCCGGGCTCCGACTCTGGCCAGCCAATTCAGTGCCGCTGCCGCTCGCTCAGCGTCGGCGATGGAAACGCTTTCTGTAATCTCGAGCAGTACACGACCGGGCTCAATTCCGGTATCCGTGATGGCCGCCAGGACGCTGTCCGCGTACGCGTCATCCTGCAGCTGCACCGGGGAGACGTTGACGGAGACGTAGTTGAGGCGCAAGCCTCCCTCATCCCACAGCAGGAGCTGCCTCGCGGCCTCCCGAAGCGCCCAGTCCCCGAGGGTTGTGATGAAGCCTGTGGCTTCCGCGACCGGCAGAAAATCATCAGGCGGGACTAGCCTCTCCGGCTGCTGCCACCTTACCAGCGCCTCCACACCGATGACCCTCCGGGTCGAGAGAACGAAGATGGGCTGGTAGTGGAGAACGAACTGGCCGTTAGCCAAGGCCGCTTCGAGGGCGGCCATATCGGGAGAGGCGGCGCCGGGTGCGGAGGATGCTGTCATTCCCAGTGAAGCGACCGCGTTGGTGTGCGCTCAGTGCGCGAGCGGCAGATAGGGTCCCGG
The genomic region above belongs to Variovorax sp. PBL-E5 and contains:
- a CDS encoding EAL domain-containing protein; its protein translation is MAALEAALANGQFVLHYQPIFVLSTRRVIGVEALVRWQQPERLVPPDDFLPVAEATGFITTLGDWALREAARQLLLWDEGGLRLNYVSVNVSPVQLQDDAYADSVLAAITDTGIEPGRVLLEITESVSIADAERAAAALNWLARVGARVALDDFGTGSSNLASFQRLPLAVLKIDRSFVNHIMESARDRSIVQFVTGLAKANGLATVAEGIETQEQLDVLTGLGGDYGQGWLVSKALAPDALLTAFESGRLVANSPTRQMLERSERFAIERTGKPF